One segment of Ureibacillus thermophilus DNA contains the following:
- the pepF gene encoding oligoendopeptidase F — translation MAKKLITREEVPVELTWDLTTIFPSDEAWEEEFKELEQLIQEAEKHKGKATESAKALYETLQFSDKISERFGKLYVYSHLKHDEDTTKSKYQAMESRARSLGAKINAAWSFLTPEILTLSEEQIQQYLDEYEPLRLYTQMFKELNLQRPHVLSADKEAILAQFSEVTSSPGTTFSALNNADLEFPVLKNDEGEEVQLTHGNYITFLESENREVRKNAFKAMYDTYGKFINTFASTLAGNVKAHNVYARIRNYNSARHRALSSNNIPEKVYDQLIETIHEYLPALHRYVKVRKKVLELDELHMYDLFVPLVKKVKIDMPYEKAKDIMVKSFAPLGEEYQSIVQKGLDSRWVDVMENKGKRSGAYSSGAYGTNPYVLMNWQNNIDNLFTLAHEFGHSMHSYYTRKNQPYPYADYSIFVAEVASTCNEELLFDYLLKTTDDKQMKLYLLNHWLDSFRSTVFRQTMFAEFEHMIHEMDRNGEAITAERLTEIYYDLNKQYFGEEMTVDEEIGLEWARIPHFYYNYYVYQYATGQSAAVALSRQILEEGKSAVDRYINNFLKAGCSDFPIEVLRKAGVDMESREPIAQACQAFEEKLNELESLLLK, via the coding sequence ATGGCAAAAAAACTAATTACACGTGAAGAAGTGCCTGTGGAACTGACATGGGATTTAACTACGATTTTCCCTTCAGACGAGGCATGGGAAGAAGAGTTTAAAGAGCTTGAACAATTAATTCAAGAAGCAGAAAAACATAAAGGGAAAGCGACAGAAAGCGCAAAAGCTTTATATGAAACATTACAATTCAGCGATAAAATTTCAGAACGCTTTGGTAAGCTTTACGTTTATAGCCATTTAAAACATGATGAAGATACAACGAAAAGCAAATATCAAGCGATGGAAAGCCGCGCGCGTTCGCTAGGTGCAAAAATCAATGCAGCATGGTCTTTTTTAACACCTGAAATTTTAACTTTATCGGAAGAACAAATTCAGCAATATTTGGATGAATATGAACCATTGCGCCTTTATACGCAAATGTTTAAAGAATTAAACTTGCAGCGTCCGCATGTGTTATCGGCGGATAAAGAAGCGATTTTAGCCCAATTTTCCGAAGTAACAAGCTCTCCAGGTACAACATTCAGCGCTTTAAACAATGCGGATTTAGAGTTTCCGGTTTTAAAAAATGATGAAGGCGAAGAAGTGCAGCTTACCCATGGAAACTACATCACATTTTTAGAAAGCGAAAACCGGGAAGTAAGAAAAAATGCCTTTAAAGCGATGTATGATACTTACGGCAAATTCATTAACACCTTTGCATCCACTTTGGCAGGCAATGTGAAAGCGCACAATGTGTATGCACGAATCCGCAACTACAATTCTGCCCGTCATCGTGCGCTTAGCAGCAATAATATTCCTGAAAAAGTGTACGATCAATTGATTGAAACGATTCATGAATATTTGCCAGCCCTTCACCGCTATGTAAAGGTTCGCAAAAAAGTGTTGGAACTTGACGAATTGCATATGTACGACCTGTTTGTTCCTCTTGTGAAAAAAGTAAAAATTGATATGCCATACGAAAAGGCAAAAGATATTATGGTAAAAAGCTTTGCTCCATTAGGTGAAGAATATCAATCGATTGTGCAGAAAGGTTTGGACAGCCGCTGGGTCGATGTGATGGAGAACAAAGGAAAACGGAGCGGCGCCTATTCTTCAGGTGCTTATGGAACGAATCCATATGTTTTAATGAACTGGCAAAACAATATCGACAACTTATTCACATTAGCCCACGAATTTGGACACAGTATGCACAGTTACTATACGCGCAAAAACCAGCCATATCCTTATGCGGATTACTCCATTTTCGTTGCGGAAGTGGCATCGACTTGCAACGAAGAATTGCTGTTTGATTATTTATTGAAAACAACCGATGATAAACAAATGAAACTTTACTTGCTCAACCATTGGCTGGACAGCTTCAGAAGCACCGTATTCCGTCAAACCATGTTTGCGGAATTTGAGCACATGATTCACGAAATGGACCGAAACGGGGAAGCCATCACAGCTGAACGGTTAACAGAAATTTATTATGATTTGAATAAACAATACTTCGGTGAAGAAATGACAGTGGATGAGGAAATCGGCTTAGAATGGGCAAGAATTCCACACTTCTATTACAATTACTACGTATATCAATATGCAACAGGGCAAAGTGCAGCGGTTGCATTAAGCCGACAAATTTTAGAAGAAGGAAAATCGGCAGTGGACCGCTATATCAACAATTTCTTAAAAGCTGGATGCTCCGACTTCCCAATTGAAGTATTGAGAAAAGCAGGGGTAGACATGGAATCAAGGGAACCAATTGCCCAAGCTTGCCAAGCGTTTGAGGAAAAATTGAATGAATTAGAGTCTCTGTTATTAAAATAG